In Sphaeramia orbicularis chromosome 7, fSphaOr1.1, whole genome shotgun sequence, one genomic interval encodes:
- the klhl21 gene encoding kelch-like protein 21 has product MEKPALQTQPSTLPFFDTAHAFNLLRGIHELRAERKFFDVTLCAEGREFHCHRTVLAAASTYFRAMFAGTLRESAMDRVVLHEVSAELLGLLVDFCYTGRVTVTQDNVDLLLKTADLFQFPSVKEACCAFLEQRLDVSNCLEIQDFAEAYACRELAASARRFVLKNIMDLAKGTDFERLPWKRLLEFVSDDELCVDKEETVYQIAVRWVKADLQRRLHYWPELLQQVRLPFVRRFFLLAHVESDPLVYLSPTCLRMVNEARSFQSCEYDRHDRPCHRMRPRPSTGLAEILVVIGGCDQDCDELVTVDCYNPQTGQWRYLAEFPDHLGGGYSIAALGNDMYVTGGSDGSRLYDGVWRYKSSVNEWTEVSPMLKAREYHSSCVVKGQLYVVASDSTERYDHALDCWEALPAMMHPMDNCSTTTCNGRLYAIGCLAGEDTMAIQSYDTDTNRWSIVNCGQLPPWSFTPKTVTLNGLIYFVRDDSAEVDVYNPQKNEWDKISQMTQVHVGGSVATLGGKLYVSGGYDNTFELSDVVEAYDPATRTWSTAGRLPQPTFWHGSVSIFRQFMPLVSSSFEPTEIPESNAIHLHRHQRQHALNLNNNLNQNQNQDVNAAH; this is encoded by the exons ATGGAAAAGCCAGCCTTGCAAACCCAACCCTCCACCCTGCCTTTCTTCGACACAGCTCATGCTTTCAACCTGCTACGGGGAATCCATGAACTCCGTGCGGAACGAAAGTTTTTCGATGTAACTTTATGTGCTGAAGGACGAGAGTTCCACTGTCACCGCACAGTGTTGGCCGCTGCCAGTACATACTTCCGGGCCATGTTCGCTGGAACACTAAGAGAGAGTGCTATGGACCGGGTAGTTCTGCATGAGGTGTCTGCTGAGCTTTTGGGTCTCCTGGTAGACTTCTGCTACACAGGACGGGTAACTGTCACTCAGGATAATGTGGACCTCTTGCTGAAAACGGCTGATTTGTTTCAGTTTCCCTCGGTCAAAGAGGCCTGTTGTGCTTTCCTTGAGCAGCGGCTGGATGTTTCTAACTGCTTAGAGATCCAGGACTTTGCAGAGGCTTATGCCTGCAGGGAACTGGCAGCCAGTGCACGGCGCTTTGTCCTCAAGAACATAATGGATCTGGCTAAAGGGACAGACTTCGAACGGTTGCCCTGGAAGCGCCTCCTTGAGTTTGTGTCAGATGATGAACTGTGTGTGGATAAAGAGGAGACAGTTTATCAAATTGCAGTTCGCTGGGTGAAAGCAGATCTTCAACGAAGACTGCACTACTGGCCTGAGCTCCTCCAGCAGGTCCGACTCCCATTTGTCAGGAGGTTCTTCCTCTTGGCTCATGTGGAAAGTGACCCACTTGTCTATCTCTCACCCACCTGCCTCCGAATGGTGAATGAAGCTCGAAGCTTCCAGTCCTGCGAATATGACCGACACGACAGGCCCTGTCACCGCATGCGGCCACGACCATCCACTGGGTTGGCAGAAATCCTCGTGGTGATTGGAGGCTGCGACCAggactgtgatgaactggtcacagtGGACTGTTACAACCCACAGACTGGACAGTGGCGTTACCTGGCTGAATTCCCTGACCACCTTGGAGGAGGCTATAGCATAGCTGCCCTTGGAAATGATATGTATGTCACAG GTGGCTCTGACGGCTCTCGCCTTTATGATGGTGTGTGGCGCTACAAGTCCAGTGTCAACGAGTGGACAGAGGTGTCACCAATGCTGAAGGCGCGTGAATACCACAGCTCCTGTGTGGTGAAAGGTCAGCTCTATGTGGTGGCGTCAGACAGCACAGAGCGTTACGACCACGCCTTAGACTGCTGGGAGGCCTTGCCTGCGATGATGCACCCTATGGACAACTGTTCTACCACCACATGCAACGGACGCTTGTATGCCATAGGCTGTCTGGCTGGGGAAGACACTATGGCCATTCAGAGCTACGATACAGACACCAACCGCTGGTCCATCGTCAATTGTGGACAGTTGCCCCCATGGTCCTTCACACCAAAAACTGTTACTCTAAACGGACTCATTTACTTTGTCAG GGATGACTCAGCTGAGGTGGACGTTTATAATCCCCAAAAGAACGAGTGGGACAAAATTAGTCAGATGACCCAG gtccACGTTGGAGGTAGTGTGGCAACTCTGGGTGGTAAATTGTACGTGTCTGGTGGTTATGACAACACATTTGAGCTGTCAGATGTAGTGGAAGCCTACGATCCAGCCACACGTACTTGGAGTACTGCTGGACGTCTACCTCAGCCGACTTTCTGGCACGGCAGTGTCAGCATATTTCGTCAGTTCATGCCATTGGTGTCCAGTTCATTTGAACCCACTGAAATACCGGAGTCCAACGCCATTCACCTGCATCGGCACCAACGTCAGCATGCGCTCAATCTCAACAACAATCTTAACCAAAACCAGAATCAAGATGTGAATGCAGCACACTGA